The sequence below is a genomic window from Bradyrhizobium septentrionale.
CCGTGCCTTCGGACCAGGTGACCTTGCCGGCCGGATCGAGCCGGAAATCCGGAATCCGCTTCAGCCATTCCTCGATCGCGACCTGCATCTCCATCCGCGCCAGATTGGAACCGACGCAGCGGTGAATGCCGAGGCCGAAGGCGGCGTGGCGGTTCTCCTTGCGGTCGATCACCACCTTGTCCGCGTTGGGGAACATGGCGGGGTCGCGATTCGCGGCGGGGAACGACAGCAGCACCATGTTGCCTGCCTTCACCGGGCAACCGGAGATCGTGGTCTCCTTCATCACCTCGCGCGCCATCGTCACCGGCGCATAGGCGCGCAGGAATTCCTCGATCGCAGTCGGGATCAGTGCCGGCTCCGCAATCAGCCGCTCGCGATCGGCCGGCGTCTTGGCGAGGTGCCAGAGCGAGGAGCCGATCGCGCTCCAGGTGGTGTCGATGCCGGCGATCAAAAGCAGCCGCAGCGAGCCGAGCACATGCTCGTCGGTCAGCGGCTGGCCGCCGGGGCCCTTGGCCCGCAGCAGCTGCGAGATCAGGTCGTCGCCGGGCGCAAGCTTGCGCTGCTCGAGATGGGCCATGAAGTAGCCGGTCATCTCGCGCACGCCGTTCATCAGCTCGTCTTCGTTCTTGATGCCGAGCTCGAGGATCTGGTGGATCCACTTGATGAAGAGGTCGCCGTCCTTCTCGGGGATGCCGAGCATGTGGGCGATGGCGCGCACCGGGATGTGCTTGGTGTAGCGCGCTGCGGCGTCGCAGCGACCATCGGCGATGAATTCGTCGATCAGCTCGTTGCAGATCGCGCGCACCCGCGGCTCGAGCCGCGCCATCGCGTCCGGCGTGAACGGCGGCAGCAGCACCTGCTTGGCGGGCTTGTGCTCCGGCGGATCGGAGGTGATCGGCGGCGCGCGGGCGGTGATCTCGGGGCGCACGTCGCGCACGATGACGCGGCGCGAGGAGAAATGTTCGGTGTCGTAGGCGATTTCCTTCACCGCCTGATAGGTGGTCGGCATGTAGCAGCCGAGGAAGCGCTCGGTATGCACGACCGGCGAGGCAGAGCGCAGCGTCTCCCAGATCGGGAACGGATCGTCGGTCCAGACCGGGTCGGTGTGGTCGAAATCATGGACCCAGTCGGTGACCGGGGGATGTTCGGGCAGATAGGTTGCGGACGGGGAATCGGACATCAGTTCGTTCCTTCTCGTTCGATCAAACGCTTGGGCTCAACGGGAGGCGCGCGGCCGCCCCTTTTGGCCGTCATTCCTCGGTGACTTCGATCGCGATTTCCGGGCAATTGGTCTGTGCGAGCCAGGCCTTGTCCTCGAGCCCGGCCGGAACGGTCCCGTCGCCGGCCTCATGGGCATTGCCGTATTCGTCGAGCTCGAACAGTTCGGGGGCGAGTGATTTGCAGCGGGCGTGACCCTGGCATTTGTCCTGGTCGACGCGGATTCTGAGCTTGGACATGCAAGCACTCTCCCTCGGCTCTGGCGCACCGCAGGGCGCGCCGGGTTCCTCATGTCTTGATTACGCAAGTTCTAGCTTGCTTGGGCGGCCGGCCTCTTAACCTGACCGCCAAGTTATAGCATATTACATTATCGTCGCGCTTGCGCGTCAAGCAAAAATTCAGCGATCATTGCCGCAATGGGACAAATCGTTCGTAAGCCGTTCAAAACCTACCACCATGGCGACCTCCGCGAAGCCCTGATTCAGGCCGCGTTGCGCGAGGTCGAGCTTGGTGGTCCCGAAGCGATCAGCATCAAGGCGCTGGCCAAGCAGCTCGGCGTCTCGCAGCCGGCGCCGTACCGGCATTTCGCCGACCGCGAGGCGCTGCTCGAGGCGGTGACCGCGGAAGCGTTCCGGCAGTTCAACGTGATCATGCGCGAGGCGATCGAGCAGCCGGGCAAGGGATCGAAACTGTCGCGGTTTGCCCAGGCCGCACTGGCCTTCGGGCTCCAGCGCCACGGCATCTACCGGCTGATGTTCGCATCGCGCACCATGGCCTGCGCGCCTGTTGGCAGCGAGCTGCACACCGCAGCGATGGAAACGCTCGCGCTGCTGATCGAGTCGTTCGAGGCGCCGGCCGTCGGGCTGTTGCGCGAGCGGCAGGCGCTGAAGATCTGGGCCGGGCTGCACGGTATCGTGATGCTGGCCGAGCAGGGCCTGCTTACCGGCGAGTCCGCCCAGATCAGCCGTGAGGAGCTGTTGGACGAGATCGTCGAGCAGACCAAGCTCGCACTCACCGTCGCGCTCAAGGCGACGGAAGACAAGGCATAAAGCATGATCCGGAAAAGTGCGAAGCGGTTTTCCGAGAAGATCATGCTCAAACAAAGACCTAAAGCACGGCGATGATTCAACCCAATCTCATCGCGCTTTAGGCTGCTTTATCTCGGCGGCCGCGGATCGATCGGGGTGGTGCCGCGCACGCCCAAAATATCCTCCAGCACCTTCGCACCGGCCAGAAGCTGCGCCTCGGCACGCGGTTTGGCGACCACCTGCAGGCCGACCGGCAGACCCGACGCGGTGAAGCCGCAGGGCAGCGACAGCGCCGGACAGCAGGCCAGCGTGATCGCATAGACGATGCCGAGCCATTCGACGTAGTTGTCGAACGTCTTGCCGTCGCATTCGGCAACATAGCGGTTCTCGACCGGGAATGGCGGCACGATGGTCGCGGGCGCCAGCAGCAGATCGTAGGTCTCGAAGAATTCGAGCGCACGCGCGGTCATCGCGACGCGCTGCGCTTCAGCGCGCTCGAGCTTCTCGACCGTGAGCTTGAGGCCCTCCTCGATGTTCCAGATCACCTCGGGCTTGAGCAGGTCGCGCTTGGTGCGCAGCAATTCGGCCTTGCTGATCGCAAAATCGAACGCGCGCAGCACGTGGAAGCATTCATGGGCCTCGCGCAAATCGGGATGCGCCTCCTCGACGATCGCGCCGGCTTCGGCAAAGCGCTCCGCCGCCTTGCGGGTCACCGCCTTGACCTCGGGATCAACGGGCGTGATGCCGAGATCGGGCGAATAGGCAATGCGCTTCGGCTTGCTGCCGGAGCGTATCGCCGAGAGGAACGACGTCGGCAGCGCGGGCAGCGACAGCGGATCGGCGGCATGCTCGCCGCTCATTGCGTCCAGCAGCAACGCGAGGTCTTCGACATTGCGCGCCATCGGTCCCTGCACGCCGAGCGTGCGGTCGACGCCGAATTTCGGCGTGTGCGCGACGCGGCCGATTGACGGCCGCAAGCCCACGATGCCGCAGAAGCTTGCGGGGTTGCGCAAGCTGCCGCCCATGTCGGAGCCGTGGGCGAGCCACGCGGTGCCGCTCGCCAGTGCCGCCGCGGCGCCGCCGGAGGAGCCGGCGGCCGAGCGCGACGTGTCCCAGGGATTGCGGGTCGGGCCGAACACCTCGTTGAAGGTGTTGGCGCCGGCGCCGAATTCCGGCGTGTTCGACTTGGCGTAGATCACGCCGCCGTTCTGTTCGAGACGCTCGACCAGAATGTCGGACTTCGCCGGGATGTTGTCCTTGAAGATCGGCGAGCCCAGCGTGGTCAGCACGCCTGACACGGCGGTGAGATCCTTGATCGGAACGGGAAGGCCGGCGAGCAGGCCGCGCTCGCTGACCGGCTTCTGCATCAGGGCCTTGGCGTGGCTGCGGGCGCGATCGAAGCAGAGTGTGGGCAGGGCGTTGACCTTGCCGTCGACCTCGGCGATGCGCTTTTCCAGCACATCGAGCAGATCGAGCGGCGTGACGTCACCGGCCTTCAGTTTCCCGACGACGGCACACGCCGTTTCCTTCACCAAGCCCTGATCAGCCATGCACCGTTGCTCCTATG
It includes:
- a CDS encoding cytochrome P450, producing the protein MSDSPSATYLPEHPPVTDWVHDFDHTDPVWTDDPFPIWETLRSASPVVHTERFLGCYMPTTYQAVKEIAYDTEHFSSRRVIVRDVRPEITARAPPITSDPPEHKPAKQVLLPPFTPDAMARLEPRVRAICNELIDEFIADGRCDAAARYTKHIPVRAIAHMLGIPEKDGDLFIKWIHQILELGIKNEDELMNGVREMTGYFMAHLEQRKLAPGDDLISQLLRAKGPGGQPLTDEHVLGSLRLLLIAGIDTTWSAIGSSLWHLAKTPADRERLIAEPALIPTAIEEFLRAYAPVTMAREVMKETTISGCPVKAGNMVLLSFPAANRDPAMFPNADKVVIDRKENRHAAFGLGIHRCVGSNLARMEMQVAIEEWLKRIPDFRLDPAGKVTWSEGTVRGPRQLPVLFGKTA
- a CDS encoding ferredoxin, translating into MSKLRIRVDQDKCQGHARCKSLAPELFELDEYGNAHEAGDGTVPAGLEDKAWLAQTNCPEIAIEVTEE
- a CDS encoding TetR/AcrR family transcriptional regulator, whose product is MGQIVRKPFKTYHHGDLREALIQAALREVELGGPEAISIKALAKQLGVSQPAPYRHFADREALLEAVTAEAFRQFNVIMREAIEQPGKGSKLSRFAQAALAFGLQRHGIYRLMFASRTMACAPVGSELHTAAMETLALLIESFEAPAVGLLRERQALKIWAGLHGIVMLAEQGLLTGESAQISREELLDEIVEQTKLALTVALKATEDKA
- a CDS encoding amidase, with the translated sequence MADQGLVKETACAVVGKLKAGDVTPLDLLDVLEKRIAEVDGKVNALPTLCFDRARSHAKALMQKPVSERGLLAGLPVPIKDLTAVSGVLTTLGSPIFKDNIPAKSDILVERLEQNGGVIYAKSNTPEFGAGANTFNEVFGPTRNPWDTSRSAAGSSGGAAAALASGTAWLAHGSDMGGSLRNPASFCGIVGLRPSIGRVAHTPKFGVDRTLGVQGPMARNVEDLALLLDAMSGEHAADPLSLPALPTSFLSAIRSGSKPKRIAYSPDLGITPVDPEVKAVTRKAAERFAEAGAIVEEAHPDLREAHECFHVLRAFDFAISKAELLRTKRDLLKPEVIWNIEEGLKLTVEKLERAEAQRVAMTARALEFFETYDLLLAPATIVPPFPVENRYVAECDGKTFDNYVEWLGIVYAITLACCPALSLPCGFTASGLPVGLQVVAKPRAEAQLLAGAKVLEDILGVRGTTPIDPRPPR